Sequence from the Nocardia brasiliensis genome:
CCGGATTGTCGCTTCCGATTCGTCCCAATTCACGAGTGATGAACCACAGGGCTTTGTTCAAGTCCTCGGTGACATCGCCCTTGTTGTTGCCGTCCATGCGCGATGAACGCCCGATGTACTGAACAGCTTGTGCCGCATTGGGAGTCAGGTTCTCGGTGATGTCGATCATCTGGGCTCCGTTGCTGAAGCCTTGGTAGTACGACGGGTCGATCTTGTCGTTCAAGTTGGTCAAACGCCCTCCCCTGCTTCACTTTCCGAGTACAGAGGCCCGCATTGATCGCAGTACGGATCTCCACAGCCCCAGTCAGCTTCATACAGATAGCCGTAGTCGTCGTCCTCGTAGTAGTCGTCTTCGTAGTCGACTACGGCGTTATCCGGTCCGCCCATTCGCGGATCTTCTCCTCTCGTGCGCCCGTCCATACGTCGGCGCGCTTCATCACCACGACAACTGGAGCCTCTTGGGCTCCGAGCTGAAACTTCAGATAGTCGAATGCTTTTGGACTTTCGGTGATGTCGACTTGGGTGAAGTCGACTCCGCGTTTGGTCAGAGTTCGTTTGGTGTACGCGCACGGCTGGCAGTTCGGGCGGGTGTACACGGTGACCTCAATCGGTCGCAATCCCCAGTCTCTCTTTGAATGCCTCCGCGCCTTCGCTGGCGATGAGCGAGTTCACGTCTTCGCCGTTCGGGAGGTAGATGATCTTGGCGTTCGGAAGGTGTTTCGCGGTCGCGGCGGCGAACATGCGGCCAGCCTTGTCGCCATCAGCCGGGAAGATCACGGACTCATAGCCCAGGAACGGTTCCCGGAACCAGGGCCGCCATGCGGTCGAGCCAGGAACCCCTACAGCGGGTAGTCCGATTCGGTGGGCGGCGATGGCGTCGAGTTCCCCTTCG
This genomic interval carries:
- a CDS encoding toprim domain-containing protein, with amino-acid sequence MAGRGLTDLDREGLDPFLLGYVDDPLPGHEDYRGFLAIPYLRTGADSRLGVVSLRFRCGSTDCDHSGHGKYLTLPGDRPRLYNTADLLIPSRFVLLTEGELDAIAAHRIGLPAVGVPGSTAWRPWFREPFLGYESVIFPADGDKAGRMFAAATAKHLPNAKIIYLPNGEDVNSLIASEGAEAFKERLGIATD
- a CDS encoding glutaredoxin family protein; its protein translation is MYTRPNCQPCAYTKRTLTKRGVDFTQVDITESPKAFDYLKFQLGAQEAPVVVVMKRADVWTGAREEKIREWADRITP